One Dromiciops gliroides isolate mDroGli1 chromosome 3, mDroGli1.pri, whole genome shotgun sequence DNA segment encodes these proteins:
- the RBM7 gene encoding RNA-binding protein 7 isoform X2, whose amino-acid sequence MDNLTSGYNSAQMIQRSFSSPDNLQRQVVMNNVLWQQQGSFSGKFVPQHLDQPSFTPSGQQHGHSFNLSSSSQWCQDTPMSQRKSRQNSHPYQSDRLYSREQRYGDHGSDHHYRGNRDDSYYEDRMHDGWSHDYDGRRENSRDGKWRPSRH is encoded by the exons ATGGATAACTTGACATCTGGATATAATTCTGCACAAATGATACAGAGGTCTTTCTCATCTCCAGATAATCTTCAAAGACAGGTTGTG ATGAACAACGTTCTATGGCAGCAGCAGGGATCATTCAGTGGGAAGTTTGTACCTCAGCATTTGGATCAGCCTAGTTTTACACCCTCAGGGCAGCAGCATGGtcattcatttaacctctcttcaAGTTCCCAGTGGTGTCAGGAcacaccaatgtcacagagaaaAAGCAGGCAGAACTCCCATCCCTACCAGTCAGATAGGCTGTATAGCCGTGAGCAGCGTTATGGGGATCATGGATCTGACCATCATTATAGAGGGAACAGAGATGATTCCTACTACGAAGATAGGATGCATGATGGTTGGAGCCATGACTATgatgggagaagagaaaacagTAGGGATGGAAAATGGCGCCCATCTCGGCACTAA
- the RBM7 gene encoding RNA-binding protein 7 isoform X1 → MGAATAEADRTLFVGNLDIKVTEELLFELFHQAGPVIKVKIPKDKDGKPKQFAFVNFKHEESVPYGMNLLNGIKLFGRPIKIQFRSGSSHASQEVSSSYSQHNLGNASPSSIPQSTSASSRYERNMDNLTSGYNSAQMIQRSFSSPDNLQRQVVMNNVLWQQQGSFSGKFVPQHLDQPSFTPSGQQHGHSFNLSSSSQWCQDTPMSQRKSRQNSHPYQSDRLYSREQRYGDHGSDHHYRGNRDDSYYEDRMHDGWSHDYDGRRENSRDGKWRPSRH, encoded by the exons ATGGGTGCCGCTACTGCTGAAGCGGATCGGACTCTCTTTGTGGGAAACCTCGACATTAAGGTGACGGAGGAGCTGCTCTTCGAGCTTTTCCACCAG gCAGGTCCTGTAATAAAAGTTAAAATTCCAAAGGATAAAGATGGTAAACCAAAGCAGTTTGCATTTGTGAATTTCAAACATGAAGAATCTGTTCCTTATGGAATGAATCTACTTAATGGAATAAAACTTTTTGGAAGGCCCATCAAAATTCAGTTCAGATCAG GAAGTAGTCATGCTTCTCAGGAGGTTAGTTCATCATATTCCCAGCATAATCTTGGGAATGCAAGTCCATCTAGCATACCACAGTCCACTTCAGCTTCTAGCAG ATATGAAAGGAATATGGATAACTTGACATCTGGATATAATTCTGCACAAATGATACAGAGGTCTTTCTCATCTCCAGATAATCTTCAAAGACAGGTTGTG ATGAACAACGTTCTATGGCAGCAGCAGGGATCATTCAGTGGGAAGTTTGTACCTCAGCATTTGGATCAGCCTAGTTTTACACCCTCAGGGCAGCAGCATGGtcattcatttaacctctcttcaAGTTCCCAGTGGTGTCAGGAcacaccaatgtcacagagaaaAAGCAGGCAGAACTCCCATCCCTACCAGTCAGATAGGCTGTATAGCCGTGAGCAGCGTTATGGGGATCATGGATCTGACCATCATTATAGAGGGAACAGAGATGATTCCTACTACGAAGATAGGATGCATGATGGTTGGAGCCATGACTATgatgggagaagagaaaacagTAGGGATGGAAAATGGCGCCCATCTCGGCACTAA